The Stratiformator vulcanicus genome has a segment encoding these proteins:
- the miaA gene encoding tRNA (adenosine(37)-N6)-dimethylallyltransferase MiaA: MLLPPELLRRCIFLTGPTACGKTAVSLELAERIGAEIVVMDSMTLYRGMDIGTAKATAEEQARVPHHLIDILEPHEEYTVAEYLKAAQQCCEDILARERRPLFVGGTGLYLRSLLRGVFEGPPANWELRRKLEAEAEAEGVETIHAKLRELDPPTAERLHPNDTRRVIRALEVMDATGRPLSEQQQQGPLPEGERPQHVYWLSPPRDWLSDRIDRRVDQMIEGGLVDEVRTLLKAPHGLSRTARQALGYKEIITHLEEGLTLEDAIATLKTRTRQFAKRQFTWFRNLEECHELPIQADAPASEIVATLIAQIS; the protein is encoded by the coding sequence ATGCTCCTCCCTCCCGAACTCCTCCGCCGCTGCATCTTCCTCACCGGGCCGACCGCGTGCGGAAAGACCGCGGTCTCGCTCGAGCTGGCCGAGCGGATTGGCGCCGAGATCGTTGTGATGGACTCGATGACGCTTTACCGCGGCATGGACATCGGCACGGCGAAGGCGACTGCCGAAGAGCAGGCCCGCGTACCGCACCATCTGATCGACATCCTCGAGCCGCACGAGGAATACACCGTCGCGGAGTACCTGAAGGCAGCGCAGCAGTGTTGCGAAGACATTCTCGCGCGGGAACGCCGACCGCTCTTTGTGGGAGGAACGGGGCTTTATCTGCGCTCTCTGCTTCGCGGCGTGTTCGAAGGTCCGCCGGCGAATTGGGAATTGCGGCGGAAATTGGAAGCGGAAGCCGAGGCGGAGGGCGTGGAGACGATTCATGCGAAGCTCCGCGAGCTTGACCCGCCGACGGCCGAACGACTGCACCCCAACGACACCCGCCGGGTCATCCGGGCGTTGGAGGTTATGGACGCCACCGGCCGCCCGCTGTCCGAACAGCAGCAACAGGGCCCGCTCCCCGAAGGCGAGCGCCCGCAACACGTCTATTGGCTCAGCCCGCCTCGCGACTGGCTCAGTGACCGCATCGACCGCCGCGTCGACCAGATGATTGAGGGGGGGCTCGTCGACGAAGTGCGGACACTCTTAAAAGCCCCGCACGGCCTCAGCCGCACCGCCAGGCAAGCTCTCGGGTATAAAGAGATAATCACTCATCTCGAAGAGGGCCTCACGCTGGAAGACGCCATCGCAACCTTAAAAACCCGCACCCGCCAGTTCGCCAAAAGACAATTCACCTGGTTCCGCAATCTCGAAGAATGCCACGAGCTCCCCATCCAAGCCGACGCCCCGGCGTCGGAGATTGTTGCGACGCTAATCGCCCAAATTTCATAG
- a CDS encoding SRPBCC family protein, producing the protein MHEFDTSISVAAPIDEVFDFLTRPENVIQVTAPDAGVSVVDAPEVMQPGSRNKLKFSGFGPTQTFIYEVTEFVRPERFVEVLIEGPMKMFRNEHEFESHGSDGTSVRDRIVFQPPGGLIGMVVNEKLIRSQLEKGFRFRHAQLQRLFGTA; encoded by the coding sequence ATGCACGAATTTGATACCAGCATCAGCGTTGCCGCGCCGATCGACGAAGTCTTCGACTTTCTGACCCGGCCCGAGAACGTCATTCAGGTCACTGCGCCCGATGCCGGGGTCAGCGTGGTCGATGCGCCCGAGGTGATGCAGCCGGGGTCACGCAACAAGCTGAAATTCTCCGGCTTCGGTCCGACGCAGACCTTCATCTACGAAGTGACGGAGTTCGTGCGGCCGGAACGGTTCGTTGAGGTCCTGATTGAAGGCCCGATGAAAATGTTCCGCAACGAGCACGAGTTCGAATCGCACGGTTCGGACGGCACGTCGGTCCGGGACCGCATCGTCTTCCAACCGCCGGGCGGATTGATCGGAATGGTCGTCAACGAGAAGCTGATTCGCTCGCAACTCGAGAAAGGCTTTCGCTTCCGGCACGCCCAATTACAGCGGCTGTTCGGCACAGCGTGA
- a CDS encoding type II toxin-antitoxin system HicA family toxin produces MPKLPEINHLDAIRAFEKAGFRIVRQGKHVIMSNDLAILTIPRSNPVNAFTMGQLVKDAGLTTESFRQLL; encoded by the coding sequence ATGCCGAAGCTGCCCGAGATCAATCATCTCGATGCAATTCGAGCTTTCGAGAAAGCTGGTTTCCGAATTGTTCGACAGGGCAAGCACGTGATTATGTCGAATGACTTGGCCATCTTGACGATTCCAAGATCGAACCCGGTCAATGCATTTACAATGGGGCAGTTGGTGAAAGATGCGGGGCTGACCACGGAATCGTTTCGGCAATTGCTATGA
- a CDS encoding arylsulfatase, whose protein sequence is MKSLFVLFLVAIPSQGFGQGILPFPPTPSGSRAGVTIESSDYQERVEPKRLPADAPNILIVLIDDVGNGLPSAYGGEVHTPTLDRIAGMGISYNRFHTTAMCSPTRAALLTGRNHTRVGNGQIAAIANDFDGFSGVIPKSSATIAEVLKAYGYNTAAFGKWHNTPEDQITSKGPFDYWPTGYGFEYFYGFLAGEASQYEPTMVRNTTYVDHPHTSGGNDDYHLSEDIADDAIHWLREQRAYAPDKPWFVYWAPGASHGPHQVPKEWADRYQGKFDDGWDQYRERVFNNQKKIGWVPADCELTPRPESMASWESIPEEEKPFQRRLMEVFAGFTEHADAQVGRIIDEIEAQDDLKNTIVLYIWGDNGSSSEGLNGTISEQLAQNGIPTKISEHLTALEELGGLDALGSAKTDNMYHAGWAWAGSTPYQGTKLQGAYFGGTRNPMAVSWPKGIRPDTKPRSQFHHVIDVVPTIYELLEITPPKVVNGFEQDEFDGVSMRYTFDDPSAEGQRKTQFFDIMASRGIYHDGWFASARGPREPWVGGIPPGIREWSPLTEKWQLYHIDKDWSQANDVAGEHPEKLEELKALFLTESAKNKNLPIGGGLWSTVLYHPEDAPASPYTKWTFDHPITNMPESTAPKLGKVSSLVSMDVDVPKDANGVLYALAGFSGGLVCYVRDNQLRYEFNLFTVRRTKIKANKRLTPGKHKIEVESELVDKIGGPINVTLRVDGKEVGSGRVPNGMTLHFTSNATFDIGTDRDSPVSLDYYDEAPYSFNGKIGRTHIRYTKKSK, encoded by the coding sequence ATGAAGTCGCTATTCGTGCTCTTTCTGGTGGCGATTCCGAGCCAGGGATTCGGTCAGGGTATTCTACCGTTTCCTCCCACTCCGTCGGGCTCTCGGGCCGGTGTCACCATTGAAAGTTCGGACTATCAAGAGCGCGTCGAACCGAAGCGATTGCCCGCCGACGCGCCGAATATCCTGATCGTATTGATCGATGATGTCGGGAACGGACTGCCGAGCGCCTACGGTGGTGAGGTGCATACGCCGACACTCGACCGGATCGCCGGAATGGGTATTTCTTACAACCGGTTCCATACCACGGCGATGTGTTCACCGACGCGTGCCGCGTTGCTGACGGGGCGGAATCACACTCGCGTGGGCAACGGGCAGATTGCCGCGATTGCGAATGATTTCGACGGATTTAGTGGTGTCATCCCGAAGTCCTCCGCCACGATCGCTGAGGTTCTGAAGGCTTACGGCTACAACACCGCTGCGTTTGGCAAGTGGCACAACACGCCGGAAGACCAGATCACTTCGAAAGGGCCCTTCGACTATTGGCCTACCGGATACGGTTTCGAATACTTTTACGGATTCCTTGCGGGTGAAGCGTCTCAGTACGAGCCGACAATGGTTCGCAACACGACCTACGTCGACCACCCGCATACATCCGGCGGCAACGACGACTACCATCTTTCCGAAGACATCGCGGATGATGCGATTCACTGGTTGCGTGAGCAACGCGCCTACGCGCCCGACAAGCCGTGGTTTGTCTATTGGGCGCCCGGGGCGTCGCACGGCCCACACCAGGTCCCCAAGGAATGGGCGGATCGGTATCAGGGCAAGTTCGATGACGGCTGGGACCAATATCGTGAGCGCGTCTTTAATAACCAGAAGAAAATCGGTTGGGTGCCAGCCGATTGCGAGCTGACTCCCCGTCCGGAAAGCATGGCCTCATGGGAATCAATTCCCGAGGAGGAGAAGCCCTTCCAGCGTCGCCTGATGGAGGTGTTTGCCGGCTTTACCGAACACGCGGATGCTCAGGTTGGCCGGATCATCGACGAAATCGAAGCGCAGGATGATCTTAAAAATACGATTGTGCTCTATATCTGGGGAGACAACGGATCATCCTCCGAGGGTCTTAACGGCACCATCAGTGAGCAACTCGCGCAGAATGGAATCCCGACGAAAATCTCCGAGCATCTTACGGCGCTGGAGGAACTTGGCGGGCTCGATGCCCTCGGGTCGGCCAAGACGGACAACATGTATCACGCCGGGTGGGCCTGGGCGGGCAGCACGCCCTATCAGGGCACCAAATTACAAGGCGCTTATTTCGGGGGGACGCGGAATCCCATGGCCGTATCTTGGCCAAAAGGCATTCGACCCGACACGAAGCCTCGATCGCAATTCCATCACGTGATTGACGTGGTCCCGACGATCTATGAACTCCTCGAGATCACTCCGCCCAAGGTCGTGAATGGTTTTGAGCAAGACGAATTTGATGGCGTCAGTATGCGTTACACATTCGACGATCCGTCGGCGGAAGGACAGAGAAAGACCCAGTTTTTTGACATCATGGCCAGCCGGGGCATCTACCACGATGGCTGGTTCGCCTCCGCGCGTGGCCCGCGCGAACCGTGGGTCGGTGGCATTCCACCGGGCATTCGTGAGTGGTCGCCTCTCACCGAGAAGTGGCAGCTTTACCACATTGACAAAGACTGGTCGCAAGCCAACGACGTGGCCGGCGAGCACCCCGAGAAACTCGAAGAATTAAAGGCACTGTTCTTAACCGAGTCAGCCAAAAATAAGAACCTGCCGATCGGCGGCGGATTGTGGTCGACGGTGCTCTATCATCCCGAAGACGCGCCCGCATCACCCTACACGAAATGGACCTTCGACCATCCGATCACCAACATGCCCGAGTCGACGGCTCCGAAACTCGGCAAGGTCAGCAGTCTCGTGTCGATGGATGTCGACGTCCCCAAAGATGCCAACGGCGTGTTGTATGCTCTCGCGGGTTTTTCCGGCGGTCTCGTCTGCTACGTACGCGACAACCAATTGCGTTACGAGTTCAATTTGTTCACCGTGCGACGGACAAAGATTAAAGCGAACAAACGGCTGACGCCGGGCAAGCATAAAATTGAGGTCGAATCCGAGTTGGTCGACAAGATCGGCGGGCCGATTAATGTAACGCTTCGTGTTGATGGCAAAGAGGTAGGATCGGGACGAGTTCCCAACGGCATGACATTGCATTTCACCAGCAATGCGACATTTGACATCGGAACTGATCGCGATTCGCCGGTCTCGCTCGACTATTATGACGAGGCGCCGTACTCATTTAATGGAAAGATCGGCCGGACACACATTCGCTATACTAAGAAATCGAAGTAG
- a CDS encoding DUF1559 domain-containing protein, translated as MRNRAFTLVELLVVIAIIAALLALLLPAVQQAREAARRSACSNNLKQIGIAIHNYHGAHNVIPPSTTTFIEYGVWLSNPQQYHLHGWASLLLPQLDQSSLQNLVDYNESAVSSANFAAASTVIPVYRCPSFAGTDFATNHLYTDIYDRFAIRNYVAIGATNIDKLWNAPNGAIFPEGGIKFRDVTDGLSSTMFVAETREQGVAVWIDGSVSSIAARRYDRADTINYAGPELPINYTPYYDEPNDITCLWGPSSFHAGGAQHLIGDGSVRFLSENMDDNVYEALASRNGGEAIGEF; from the coding sequence ATGCGCAACCGTGCCTTTACGCTTGTCGAACTTCTCGTTGTGATCGCGATTATCGCGGCGCTGCTTGCGCTCCTGCTTCCTGCGGTGCAGCAGGCCCGCGAAGCCGCCCGGCGATCCGCCTGTTCGAATAATCTGAAGCAGATCGGGATCGCGATCCACAATTACCACGGGGCTCACAACGTCATCCCGCCCAGTACGACGACGTTTATCGAGTATGGCGTCTGGTTGTCGAATCCGCAGCAGTATCACCTGCATGGTTGGGCAAGTCTGCTGTTGCCGCAGCTCGATCAGTCGAGTTTGCAAAATCTCGTCGACTACAACGAAAGCGCCGTCTCGTCGGCCAACTTTGCCGCCGCGTCGACGGTCATCCCGGTCTACCGTTGCCCTTCGTTCGCCGGGACCGACTTCGCCACTAATCACCTCTACACCGATATCTATGACCGCTTTGCGATCCGCAACTATGTGGCGATCGGTGCGACGAATATCGACAAATTGTGGAACGCGCCCAACGGGGCGATCTTTCCGGAGGGGGGTATTAAGTTTCGCGACGTGACCGACGGGCTTTCCAGTACGATGTTCGTTGCTGAAACTCGTGAGCAGGGTGTGGCCGTGTGGATCGACGGCAGCGTTTCCTCTATCGCCGCGCGACGGTATGACCGCGCCGACACAATTAATTACGCTGGACCAGAATTGCCGATTAATTATACGCCTTATTACGACGAACCGAACGATATCACCTGCCTGTGGGGGCCATCGAGCTTTCACGCCGGCGGCGCGCAGCATTTAATCGGCGACGGGTCGGTCCGCTTTCTCTCGGAAAACATGGACGACAATGTCTACGAAGCCCTCGCCTCCCGCAACGGCGGCGAAGCCATCGGTGAGTTTTAA
- a CDS encoding lactate utilization protein B yields MATHALNAAEFIKNPERTRWHDESLWFVRMKRDKQAQSVPEWEYLRDCASNIKQHTVSRWGDYLEQFERNATRLGAKVHWAKDAAEHNEIVNDILKSHEVRRVVKSKSMLTEECHLNPFLERHGYEVVDTDLGERIVQLRKEHPSHIVLPAIHIKKEEVSELFHEHLGTEAGNNDPTYLTRAARQHLREQFLAADAGITGVNFAVAETGGIVICTNEGNADLGASLPKVHIASMGLEKLIPRASDLAVFTRLLARSATGQPITTYTSHFHGPVEGGELHIILVDNGRSEIASDPLYKEALKCIRCGACMNTCPVYRRSGGHSYGTTVPGPIGSVLNPLMDAKSHADLPNACSLCGSCTDVCPVKIPLHHQLLAFRKEIKAQGHLPWTKRVGMWGLGKLLGSPALYQLVGKTSRFVVPKLPRWSIYHGLNPWGKQREMPEMPKQSFREMWRKELKNGPSEN; encoded by the coding sequence ATGGCCACCCACGCCCTCAACGCCGCCGAGTTCATTAAGAATCCTGAACGCACGCGCTGGCACGACGAGTCGCTGTGGTTTGTCCGCATGAAGCGCGACAAGCAGGCGCAGTCGGTTCCCGAGTGGGAGTACCTCCGCGATTGTGCCTCGAACATTAAACAGCATACGGTCAGCCGGTGGGGCGATTATCTGGAGCAATTCGAGCGCAACGCCACTCGGCTCGGCGCGAAGGTGCATTGGGCGAAAGACGCCGCCGAGCACAACGAGATCGTCAATGACATCTTAAAGTCACACGAAGTGCGGCGCGTCGTGAAGAGCAAGTCGATGCTCACCGAGGAGTGTCATCTTAACCCCTTCCTCGAGCGCCACGGCTACGAGGTCGTCGACACCGACCTCGGCGAGCGCATCGTGCAATTGCGGAAGGAGCACCCGAGCCACATCGTCCTCCCGGCGATTCATATTAAGAAGGAAGAAGTCTCGGAGCTGTTTCACGAGCACCTCGGCACTGAGGCCGGTAACAACGACCCGACCTACCTCACCCGAGCCGCCCGGCAGCACCTCCGAGAGCAGTTCCTCGCCGCCGACGCCGGGATCACCGGCGTGAATTTCGCGGTCGCCGAGACGGGGGGCATCGTGATCTGCACGAACGAAGGCAATGCCGACCTCGGGGCGAGCCTGCCGAAGGTCCATATCGCGTCGATGGGACTCGAGAAGCTGATCCCGCGCGCCAGTGACCTCGCCGTGTTCACCCGGCTGCTCGCGCGGAGTGCCACCGGACAGCCGATCACGACTTATACGAGCCACTTCCACGGCCCGGTCGAGGGGGGCGAGCTCCATATCATTCTGGTCGACAACGGCCGCAGTGAGATCGCCTCCGACCCGCTCTATAAAGAAGCCCTGAAGTGCATCCGCTGCGGGGCCTGTATGAATACCTGCCCGGTTTATCGTCGCAGCGGCGGCCACAGCTACGGCACCACCGTCCCCGGCCCGATCGGCTCGGTCTTAAACCCCTTGATGGACGCCAAGAGTCACGCCGACCTGCCGAACGCGTGCAGCCTGTGCGGCTCCTGCACCGATGTCTGTCCGGTCAAGATTCCCCTGCACCATCAACTGCTCGCCTTCCGCAAGGAAATTAAGGCTCAGGGTCATCTCCCTTGGACGAAACGGGTCGGCATGTGGGGTTTGGGGAAACTGCTCGGCTCCCCTGCCCTGTATCAACTCGTCGGCAAAACGAGCCGCTTCGTCGTCCCCAAACTCCCCCGCTGGAGCATCTACCACGGCCTCAACCCCTGGGGCAAACAACGCGAGATGCCGGAGATGCCGAAGCAGAGCTTTCGAGAGATGTGGCGGAAGGAATTGAAGAACGGGCCGTCAGAGAATTAA
- a CDS encoding type II toxin-antitoxin system HicB family antitoxin, with protein sequence MNYRVALAESDEGFAIWVPALPGCCSQGKTEEEALMNIQIAIREYVEVAAEKANDWDVEIVYRDLEVAM encoded by the coding sequence ATGAATTACCGCGTAGCATTGGCTGAATCCGACGAAGGATTTGCAATCTGGGTCCCAGCGCTTCCAGGCTGTTGTTCGCAGGGTAAAACGGAGGAGGAAGCGTTGATGAACATTCAGATTGCGATTCGGGAGTACGTGGAAGTTGCGGCGGAGAAGGCAAACGATTGGGATGTCGAAATAGTTTACCGTGATCTTGAAGTTGCCATGTAG
- a CDS encoding HEAT repeat domain-containing protein yields the protein MRTKSIFSPLKTSVIAVLICVAISGCDAGLSSQLKALNSDDPEQRQAAAREFADAQEPIPPKAVAALIDHVGDPDEDVARLSVHALTKQREPSDATIGALRQAVRDDREPVRLNAAFALADLQQSDEATVEVLMTAAEDGLNASAVRQLGLTGSTGKPALPLLSRLLLKSPEPLVRSQAVLAIGKIGPDQAARAALKQAAASDRVEIVRTRAEALLESSAE from the coding sequence ATGCGGACGAAATCTATTTTCTCACCGCTCAAAACTTCCGTCATCGCGGTATTAATCTGCGTGGCAATTTCAGGTTGCGATGCCGGTCTTTCATCTCAATTAAAAGCCCTGAATTCGGATGACCCCGAACAGCGACAGGCCGCAGCCCGCGAGTTCGCCGACGCTCAAGAGCCGATACCGCCGAAAGCCGTCGCGGCATTGATCGATCACGTGGGCGATCCGGACGAAGACGTTGCCCGGCTGAGCGTGCATGCCCTGACAAAGCAGCGCGAGCCGAGCGATGCGACGATCGGAGCCCTTCGGCAAGCGGTGCGAGACGATCGCGAACCCGTCCGGCTCAACGCCGCCTTCGCGCTCGCAGACCTCCAACAGTCCGACGAAGCGACGGTCGAAGTCCTGATGACCGCCGCCGAGGACGGGCTCAACGCTTCCGCGGTGCGTCAGCTTGGTTTGACAGGTTCGACCGGAAAACCGGCTCTGCCGCTGCTGAGCCGATTGCTGCTGAAGTCTCCCGAACCGCTGGTGCGGTCTCAAGCCGTGCTGGCCATCGGCAAGATCGGGCCGGATCAGGCCGCGCGAGCGGCACTGAAGCAGGCGGCGGCGTCGGACCGTGTGGAGATCGTACGCACACGGGCCGAAGCGTTGCTGGAATCATCAGCAGAGTGA
- a CDS encoding (Fe-S)-binding protein, which produces MRVALFVPCYIDQLYPDVAMATVRVLRHFGITDIDFPEAQTCCGQPMANTGCTSDAAPLARRFFDTFRGYDAVVCPSGSCTAMVREHYGEYFGPEDSFSEFKKSVYELTEFLVDVLKIERPPGSFPHKVGIHNSCHGLRELRLGSDSERMDAPFSKTGILLEGLDGIELVDLKRIDECCGFGGTFAVSEEAVSCMMGTDRIVDHEQAGAEIITAGDMSCLMHMDGLIRRQERPLKVMHIAEILERAMLAGSQKTGARSQNEGASVTDGATL; this is translated from the coding sequence ATGCGCGTCGCACTGTTCGTCCCGTGTTATATCGACCAATTGTATCCCGACGTTGCCATGGCGACGGTGCGGGTGCTCCGGCATTTCGGCATCACCGACATCGACTTTCCTGAGGCACAGACCTGCTGCGGGCAGCCGATGGCCAACACCGGCTGCACGTCTGATGCCGCTCCCCTGGCAAGGCGGTTCTTCGACACCTTCCGCGGATACGACGCCGTCGTCTGTCCCTCCGGTAGCTGCACCGCGATGGTCCGCGAGCACTACGGCGAATACTTCGGCCCCGAGGACTCCTTCAGCGAATTCAAAAAGTCGGTCTACGAACTGACCGAGTTCTTGGTCGACGTGCTCAAGATCGAGCGACCGCCGGGCTCGTTCCCTCACAAAGTCGGCATTCACAACAGTTGCCACGGCCTCCGCGAACTCCGCCTCGGTTCCGACTCCGAACGAATGGACGCCCCCTTCAGCAAAACCGGCATCCTACTCGAGGGCTTGGACGGCATCGAACTGGTCGATTTGAAGCGAATCGACGAATGCTGCGGCTTCGGCGGCACCTTTGCCGTCAGCGAGGAAGCCGTCAGTTGCATGATGGGCACCGACCGCATCGTCGACCACGAACAGGCCGGGGCCGAAATCATCACCGCCGGCGACATGAGCTGCCTGATGCACATGGACGGCCTCATCCGCCGCCAAGAGCGCCCACTGAAAGTGATGCACATCGCGGAAATTCTGGAGCGAGCGATGCTCGCGGGAAGTCAGAAGACAGGAGCGCGTAGTCAGAATGAAGGTGCAAGTGTGACGGACGGGGCGACCCTCTGA
- a CDS encoding arylsulfatase, with product MESVVKPRLQDSTMKWPEQPQRLPQNAPNILIVLLDDVGFGVSEVFGGEVETPAFKKLASEGIRYNCFHTTAICSPTRASLLTGRNHTRVGSGTIAERAIAFDGFTGVIPRTAATVADVLQNYGYRTAAFGKWHNTPATETTSIGPFDRWPTGYGFDHFWGFIAGETSQWEPRLTHNTLHIEPPEQDGYHLTEGMVDQALLWMDNHQAFSPDKPFFMYWAPGAAHGPHHVAAKWADKYKGKFDDGWDAYRKRVFKRQVEMGIVPPETKLTRRDQSMQGWDDITEKQRPFQQRLMEVFAGFVEHTDAQVLKLVEGLEERGLRENTIVMYIWGDNGSSSEGVQGTISELLAQNQLDAPYEQQIAALNELGGLEVLGSPEVDNMYHAGWAWAGGTPFKGTKLVASYFGGTRNPLVISWPKKIKPSAQIRSQFHHVVDIAPTIYDLLEITPPKVVNGHEQIPLDGVSMVYTFDHAEAPTAKKEQFFDNYASRGIYKNGWMACTIGPTLPWDPANNPQRIREWDSASDRWELYDLRTDFSQANDVAQEHPEKLTALKKRFLELAEENQDLPIGAALWTRLHPEDVIATPYKEWTFHGKTRRMPEFTAPGLGKKDNVLEIDLTTREKSKGVLYALGGASAGLTCYMDDGYLCYEYNLFIVERYTVKSKQRIPAGKHQIVVDTKVPRPGGPATIVLKVDGEKVATLVTKRSAPVAFTASETFDVGVDLGSPVSTNYTKRKPFAFDGTIKHINVRLN from the coding sequence ATGGAAAGTGTCGTTAAGCCACGGCTGCAAGACTCCACGATGAAGTGGCCCGAGCAACCGCAACGACTTCCGCAGAACGCCCCGAATATTTTAATCGTCCTGCTCGATGACGTCGGTTTCGGTGTCTCCGAAGTGTTTGGCGGCGAGGTCGAAACTCCGGCTTTCAAGAAGCTGGCGTCCGAAGGAATCCGCTATAATTGCTTCCATACCACGGCGATTTGCTCGCCGACCCGGGCGTCGCTGCTGACCGGGCGGAATCATACGCGAGTCGGTTCGGGAACGATTGCCGAACGCGCGATTGCCTTTGACGGGTTCACCGGAGTCATACCGAGGACCGCCGCTACCGTCGCGGACGTGTTGCAGAATTACGGCTATCGAACCGCGGCCTTCGGCAAATGGCATAATACGCCCGCAACGGAAACAACTTCGATCGGCCCGTTTGATCGCTGGCCGACCGGTTATGGGTTTGACCACTTTTGGGGTTTTATTGCGGGCGAGACTTCGCAGTGGGAACCTCGGCTGACTCACAACACCTTGCACATCGAACCGCCCGAACAGGACGGCTACCACTTGACCGAGGGGATGGTCGACCAAGCGTTGTTATGGATGGACAACCATCAGGCGTTTTCACCTGACAAACCTTTCTTCATGTACTGGGCACCCGGCGCCGCGCACGGTCCTCACCATGTCGCCGCCAAGTGGGCTGACAAGTACAAGGGTAAGTTCGATGACGGGTGGGACGCGTACCGAAAACGGGTCTTCAAACGACAGGTCGAAATGGGCATCGTCCCGCCCGAAACGAAGTTGACCCGGCGCGATCAATCCATGCAGGGCTGGGATGACATTACGGAAAAGCAACGTCCGTTTCAGCAAAGACTGATGGAAGTCTTCGCCGGTTTCGTGGAACACACCGATGCTCAAGTGCTCAAATTAGTCGAAGGTCTTGAGGAGCGGGGTCTCCGCGAAAATACCATCGTGATGTACATCTGGGGTGACAATGGCTCCAGCAGCGAAGGAGTACAAGGGACAATCAGTGAATTGCTCGCTCAAAATCAGTTGGACGCACCCTACGAACAGCAGATTGCGGCGTTAAACGAGTTGGGTGGTCTAGAGGTTCTGGGCTCGCCGGAAGTCGATAATATGTATCACGCCGGTTGGGCATGGGCGGGCGGCACTCCCTTTAAGGGAACCAAGCTGGTTGCCTCTTATTTCGGGGGAACTCGAAATCCGCTGGTGATTTCATGGCCAAAGAAAATTAAACCGAGCGCGCAAATCCGCTCGCAGTTTCATCACGTGGTCGACATTGCTCCCACGATCTACGACCTCCTCGAAATTACGCCGCCCAAAGTTGTCAATGGGCACGAACAGATTCCCCTGGACGGTGTGAGCATGGTTTACACCTTTGATCACGCTGAGGCGCCCACGGCCAAGAAAGAGCAGTTCTTCGATAATTACGCCAGTCGCGGCATCTATAAAAACGGCTGGATGGCCTGCACGATTGGACCAACGTTGCCCTGGGATCCGGCCAACAATCCACAGCGGATCAGGGAATGGGACTCGGCGAGCGATCGCTGGGAACTCTATGATTTACGAACTGATTTTTCACAAGCCAATGATGTGGCACAAGAGCACCCGGAAAAGCTCACCGCTCTAAAGAAGCGATTCCTCGAACTGGCCGAAGAAAATCAGGACCTCCCCATTGGAGCGGCACTGTGGACGCGATTGCATCCCGAAGATGTGATTGCCACGCCATACAAGGAGTGGACCTTCCATGGGAAAACTCGCCGGATGCCCGAGTTCACCGCACCGGGATTGGGCAAGAAGGATAACGTGTTGGAAATCGACTTAACGACACGAGAAAAATCCAAGGGTGTTCTATACGCCTTGGGCGGCGCATCAGCGGGGCTCACCTGCTATATGGACGACGGCTACCTTTGCTACGAATATAATTTGTTCATCGTCGAACGCTATACGGTGAAATCGAAGCAGCGGATACCGGCGGGTAAGCATCAAATCGTGGTCGATACGAAGGTGCCCCGTCCGGGCGGACCTGCGACGATTGTTTTAAAAGTCGATGGAGAAAAAGTAGCAACCTTGGTCACCAAGCGTTCCGCTCCCGTAGCATTTACCGCCAGCGAGACATTTGATGTCGGCGTCGACCTCGGCTCACCGGTTTCAACGAATTACACAAAACGCAAGCCCTTTGCTTTTGATGGGACCATCAAGCACATCAATGTGCGCCTGAATTAA